One part of the Scatophagus argus isolate fScaArg1 chromosome 12, fScaArg1.pri, whole genome shotgun sequence genome encodes these proteins:
- the nanos1 gene encoding nanos homolog 1 gives MDFLNHNYLNARSPYDYTFNFWNDYLGLTTLVTKNNKLSMPQNPNSITESLKATLGLDDSPACPCVIAGGVGESGHMDCCCPSGSPPPASILDLKERFSILSPFQNQLGVQPERDVGFAGSFAGFDLFGVERKMRKPATRSKQEPKICVFCRNNGAPEEVYGSHVLKTPDGRVVCPILRAYTCPLCSANGDNAHTIKYCPLSKDQPSQRPLKGGRAVGGKRMKIF, from the coding sequence ATGGATTTTCTCAATCACAACTATTTGAATGCGCGCAGCCCATATGACTATACTTTTAATTTCTGGAACGACTATCTCGGGCTGACGACGTTGGTTACGAAGAATAACAAGCTCAGCATGCCCCAGAACCCCAACTCCATCACCGAGTCTCTGAAAGCGACCCTGGGCTTGGACGATTCCCCGGCGTGTCCGTGCGTAATCGCGGGCGGCGTTGGAGAGAGCGGACACATGGACTGTTGCTGCCCCTCCGGGAGCCCCCCGCCGGCCTCCATCCTGGACTTGAAGGAGCGTTTCTCGATTCTGAGCCCCTTCCAGAACCAGCTGGGCGTCCAGCCAGAGCGAGATGTGGGTTTTGCAGGGAGCTTCGCGGGTTTCGATCTGTTCGGCGTGGAGAGGAAGATGCGCAAACCCGCTACCAGGAGCAAGCAGGAGCCCAAAATCTGCGTCTTCTGCCGAAATAACGGAGCGCCTGAGGAGGTGTATGGCTCTCACGTCCTGAAGACTCCGGACGGCAGGGTTGTGTGCCCTATTCTGAGGGCTTATACCTGTCCCCTTTGCAGTGCCAACGGGGACAATGCCCATACGATAAAATACTGTCCACTGTCAAAAGACCAACCATCCCAGCGACCATTAAAGGGAGGGAGGGCTGTGGGTGGTAAGAGGATGAAAATATTCTAA